Proteins from a single region of Macrotis lagotis isolate mMagLag1 chromosome 2, bilby.v1.9.chrom.fasta, whole genome shotgun sequence:
- the ZNF385A gene encoding zinc finger protein 385A isoform X4, with the protein MESRPPGSRRMDPVQKAVLSHTFGGPLLKTKRPIISCNVCQIRFNSQSQAEAHYKGNRHARRVKGIEAAKTRGKEPVVKDPGDPAPSNNSPPSEDGGALRPVSPSALSSPYPVVVENGLGLTPRSPEKQQPGAPSPSNVPETGRTGAKVEGRTPAPAPLPGGSKEEEEKAKRLLYCALCKVAVNSLSQLEAHNKGTKHKTILEARSGLGPIKAYPRLGPPTPGEPEAPSQDRTFHCEICNVKVNSEIQLKQHISSRRHRDGMAGKPNPLLSRHKKPRGVGDLAGTLTFSKELPKSLAGGLLPSPLAVAAVMAAAAGSPLSLRPAPAAPLLQGPPLTHPLLHPAPGPIRTAHGPILFSPY; encoded by the exons ATGGAGTCGCGGCCCCCGGGGTCCCGCAGG ATGGATCCCGTGCAGAAGGCTGTGCTGTCCCACACCTTTGGGGGACCTCTACTCAAGACCAAGCGGCCAATCATTTCCTGTAACGTCTGTCAGATCCGATTTAATTCCCAG AGCCAGGCAGAGGCACACTACAAGGGCAACCGGCATGCCCGACGTGTCAAAGGCATTGAAGCTGCCAAGACCCGGGGCAAAGAGCCTGTCGTCAAGGATCCTGGAGACCCAGCACCATCAAACAACAGTCCTCCCAGTGAGGATGGAGGGGCCCTTCGTCCAG TCTCTCCCTCTGCTCTCAGCTCTCCCTACCCAG TTGTGGTGGAGAATGGGCTGGGTCTGACCCCTAGATCCCCTGAGAAGCAGCAACCTGGTGCCCCCTCCCCATCCAATGTCCCGGAAACTGGAAGAACTGGGGCCAAGGTCGAGGGGAGGACTCCGGCCCCGGCCCCTCTTCCAGGGGGCagcaaggaagaggaagaaaaagccaAGAGACTGCTCTACTGTGCCCTTTGCAAGGTGGCGGTGAACTCCCTATCTCAGCTTGAGGCACATAACAAAG GTACCAAGCACAAGACTATCCTGGAGGCACGCAGTGGGCTGGGCCCCATCAAAGCGTACCCCAGGCTGGGGCCCCCCACCCCTGGGGAACCTGAGGCCCCTTCCCAGGACCGGACCTTCCACTGTGAAATCTGCAATGTTAAGGTCAATTCTGAGATCCAGTTAAAACAG CACATCTCCAGTCGGCGGCACCGGGACGGCATGGCTGGCAAACCTAACCCCCTTCTGAGCCGCCACAAGAAGCCTCGAGGCGTTGGGGACCTGGCG GGCACCCTGACTTTCTCCAAGGAGCTGCCCAAGTCCTTGGCCGGCGGTCTTCTTCCCAGCCCCCTGGCGGTGGCCGCAGTGATGGCGGCAGCGGCTGGCTCCCCGCTGTCCCTGCGCCCAGCCCCTGCTGCCCCGCTCCTTCAGGGCCCACCCCTCACTCACCCCCTGCTTCACCCGGCCCCTGGGCCCATCCGAACTGCGCACGGACCCATCCTCTTCTCCCCCTACTGA
- the ZNF385A gene encoding zinc finger protein 385A isoform X6 codes for MDPVQKAVLSHTFGGPLLKTKRPIISCNVCQIRFNSQSQAEAHYKGNRHARRVKGIEAAKTRGKEPVVKDPGDPAPSNNSPPSEDGGALRPVSPSALSSPYPVVVENGLGLTPRSPEKQQPGAPSPSNVPETGRTGAKVEGRTPAPAPLPGGSKEEEEKAKRLLYCALCKVAVNSLSQLEAHNKGTKHKTILEARSGLGPIKAYPRLGPPTPGEPEAPSQDRTFHCEICNVKVNSEIQLKQHISSRRHRDGMAGKPNPLLSRHKKPRGVGDLAGTLTFSKELPKSLAGGLLPSPLAVAAVMAAAAGSPLSLRPAPAAPLLQGPPLTHPLLHPAPGPIRTAHGPILFSPY; via the exons ATGGATCCCGTGCAGAAGGCTGTGCTGTCCCACACCTTTGGGGGACCTCTACTCAAGACCAAGCGGCCAATCATTTCCTGTAACGTCTGTCAGATCCGATTTAATTCCCAG AGCCAGGCAGAGGCACACTACAAGGGCAACCGGCATGCCCGACGTGTCAAAGGCATTGAAGCTGCCAAGACCCGGGGCAAAGAGCCTGTCGTCAAGGATCCTGGAGACCCAGCACCATCAAACAACAGTCCTCCCAGTGAGGATGGAGGGGCCCTTCGTCCAG TCTCTCCCTCTGCTCTCAGCTCTCCCTACCCAG TTGTGGTGGAGAATGGGCTGGGTCTGACCCCTAGATCCCCTGAGAAGCAGCAACCTGGTGCCCCCTCCCCATCCAATGTCCCGGAAACTGGAAGAACTGGGGCCAAGGTCGAGGGGAGGACTCCGGCCCCGGCCCCTCTTCCAGGGGGCagcaaggaagaggaagaaaaagccaAGAGACTGCTCTACTGTGCCCTTTGCAAGGTGGCGGTGAACTCCCTATCTCAGCTTGAGGCACATAACAAAG GTACCAAGCACAAGACTATCCTGGAGGCACGCAGTGGGCTGGGCCCCATCAAAGCGTACCCCAGGCTGGGGCCCCCCACCCCTGGGGAACCTGAGGCCCCTTCCCAGGACCGGACCTTCCACTGTGAAATCTGCAATGTTAAGGTCAATTCTGAGATCCAGTTAAAACAG CACATCTCCAGTCGGCGGCACCGGGACGGCATGGCTGGCAAACCTAACCCCCTTCTGAGCCGCCACAAGAAGCCTCGAGGCGTTGGGGACCTGGCG GGCACCCTGACTTTCTCCAAGGAGCTGCCCAAGTCCTTGGCCGGCGGTCTTCTTCCCAGCCCCCTGGCGGTGGCCGCAGTGATGGCGGCAGCGGCTGGCTCCCCGCTGTCCCTGCGCCCAGCCCCTGCTGCCCCGCTCCTTCAGGGCCCACCCCTCACTCACCCCCTGCTTCACCCGGCCCCTGGGCCCATCCGAACTGCGCACGGACCCATCCTCTTCTCCCCCTACTGA
- the GPR84 gene encoding G-protein coupled receptor 84, with translation MLNISLDENFSCYHESVVNYRYIAVTWGVVVSMTGTVGNLLTLLILGAQPKLRTHFNLLIANLALADLIYCAFLQPFSVDSYLHLRWRMGAAFCRVFGLLLFATNSVSIFTLGLIAFGRYLLIAHPTFFPRIFSAKGVALALAGTWVVALSSFAPLWNVYVLVPVVCTCSFDRMKGRPYTTILLGINFVVGLGSVGIFYYLIHRQVKRAARALDQYKLRQASLRAEHVAGDGKALSGHFQELDSGLASGTASEGPISEPGSTATIQTLESDSSKIGSQENNTVSKVEKSSHGVVTRMPPLKAPRKAQDSQDFGRVTRMCFAVFLFFSLSYIPFIILNIADTKVKAPRILHMLAANLTWLNGCINPVLYAATNRQFREAYGSVLRRGPQSFRRLR, from the coding sequence ATGCTGAACATCTCTCTTGATGAGAACTTCTCTTGCTACCATGAATCAGTAGTGAACTATCGTTACATTGCTGTGACCTGGGGTGTGGTGGTGTCAATGACTGGCACTGTTGGCAACCTGCTTACCCTGCTGATCCTGGGTGCCCAGCCCAAGCTccgtacccatttcaaccttctCATTGCCAATCTGGCATTGGCTGACCTCATCTACTGTGCTTTCCTACAGCCTTTCTCTGTGGACTCCTACCTCCATCTTCGTTGGCGTATGGGGGCTGCTTTTTGCCGGGTCTTTGGTCTACTTCTCTTTGCCACTAACTCTGTCTCCATCTTTACCCTTGGCCTCATTGCCTTTGGCAGATACCTTCTCATAGCCCACCCTACCTTCTTCCCTCGGATATTTTCAGCCAAGGGAGTAGCACTGGCATTGGCAGGTACATGGGTAGTGGCCTTGTCAAGCTTTGCCCCACTCTGGAATGTCTATGTCCTGGTTCCTGTCGTCTGTACATGTAGCTTTGACCGAATGAAGGGCCGTCCTTACACTACCATCCTATTGGGCATCAACTTTGTAGTTGGACTTGGTTCTGTTGGCATCTTCTATTACCTCATTCACCGTCAAGTGAAGCGGGCAGCCCGGGCATTAGACCAGTATAAACTTCGCCAGGCCAGTCTCCGAGCTGAACATGTGGCTGGTGATGGAAAAGCCCTATCTGGACACTTTCAAGAGCTAGACAGTGGTCTAGCATCAGGGACGGCCAGCGAGGGACCTATATCTGAGCCAGGCAGTACTGCAACCATCCAGACCCTGGAGAGTGACTCATCCAAGATAGGAAGCCAGGAAAACAACACAGTGTCTAAGGTAGAAAAGAGCAGCCATGGGGTAGTTACCCGCATGCCACCTTTGAAAGCTCCTAGGAAAGCACAGGATAGCCAGGATTTTGGGAGGGTGACGCGGATGTGTTTTgcagttttcctctttttttcgcTCAGTTATATCCCTTTTATAATTCTTAACATAGCTGATACTAAGGTTAAGGCTCCACGCATCCTGCATATGCTTGCAGCCAATCTCACCTGGCTCAATGGTTGCATAAATCCTGTGCTATATGCAGCCACAAACCGTCAGTTTCGTGAGGCGTATGGTTCTGTCCTGAGACGGGGACCCCAGAGTTTCCGAAGACTCCGATAA